A region of Sulfuricella denitrificans skB26 DNA encodes the following proteins:
- a CDS encoding Crp/Fnr family transcriptional regulator, whose product MSTKVHAILANLPLFKQMEPEEIDRIAKNTRELHATRGEIVFQRGDPSHGFYVVVHGQLKLAFSSPQGVEKVVHLVGPGKTFGEAVMFMGMPYPVYAQALADSLLLHISRTAVFDGIERDPIFCRKMLAGLSSRLHSLIGDVEGYSLRSCTQRIIGYLLQHDCDNADSCNDLHINLTASKTVIASRLNISPETFSRVLHELSNAGLISVKGKDVAILDLKKLRDYGDYGQQQ is encoded by the coding sequence TTGAGCACCAAGGTTCATGCAATCCTGGCCAATCTCCCCCTGTTCAAGCAAATGGAACCGGAAGAAATCGACCGGATCGCGAAAAACACCAGGGAATTGCACGCTACGCGCGGGGAAATAGTATTTCAGCGAGGCGATCCGTCACACGGCTTTTACGTCGTGGTTCACGGCCAGTTGAAACTAGCGTTCTCATCGCCGCAGGGCGTGGAAAAGGTGGTGCACCTGGTTGGTCCCGGCAAAACCTTCGGGGAAGCGGTGATGTTCATGGGTATGCCCTATCCAGTCTATGCTCAGGCGCTCGCCGACTCACTTCTGCTGCATATTTCCAGAACAGCTGTATTCGATGGAATTGAACGCGACCCGATCTTCTGCCGCAAGATGCTGGCCGGGCTTAGCAGCAGACTGCACAGTCTGATCGGCGACGTTGAAGGTTACAGCTTACGCTCCTGCACCCAGCGGATAATCGGCTACCTGTTGCAACATGACTGTGACAATGCCGATAGCTGCAATGATCTTCACATCAACCTGACCGCCAGCAAAACCGTGATCGCATCACGCCTCAACATTTCGCCGGAAACCTTTTCCCGCGTCCTGCACGAACTTTCCAACGCTGGATTGATCAGCGTCAAAGGCAAGGATGTCGCCATCCTCGATTTGAAAAAACTACGCGATTATGGTGATTACGGCCAGCAGCAGTAG
- a CDS encoding Lrp/AsnC family transcriptional regulator, with protein MDELDRAIINDLQGGFPISEHPFAEVAARFNIAEQELIARIASLLENKVLSRFGPMYHAERMGGSLSLAAMKIPAEDFERVVGIVNAMPEVAHNYARDHILSMWFVLATETPQAHAEALKRIERETGYAVYDMPKIKEYFVGLQLKA; from the coding sequence ATGGATGAGCTGGATCGGGCGATTATCAATGACTTGCAGGGCGGATTCCCGATCAGCGAACACCCCTTTGCCGAGGTCGCGGCGAGGTTCAATATTGCCGAGCAGGAACTAATTGCACGCATAGCCAGTCTTCTGGAAAATAAAGTTTTATCCCGCTTTGGCCCGATGTACCACGCCGAGCGCATGGGCGGAAGCCTGAGCTTGGCGGCGATGAAAATCCCTGCTGAAGACTTTGAACGAGTAGTGGGAATCGTCAACGCGATGCCGGAGGTTGCGCACAATTACGCACGTGACCACATTCTCAGCATGTGGTTCGTGCTTGCTACCGAGACACCGCAGGCCCATGCGGAGGCATTGAAAAGGATTGAACGAGAAACCGGGTATGCGGTCTACGATATGCCGAAGATCAAGGAATATTTTGTTGGATTGCAGCTTAAGGCATGA
- a CDS encoding nitrate reductase cytochrome c-type subunit: MATRYKLIMTLAAVALSTIFFASCATTPVEKPQALRHNQITMEDPAPALLAYQGKTPGEQEKIARSYEQQPPLIPHKIDGYRIDFKVNRCLECHDRPFYKEEQAPKIGDSHYRDREGKELTQIWMGRYNCNQCHVPQTDAPPLVSNTFQSIKTGN; encoded by the coding sequence ATGGCAACGCGCTATAAGCTGATCATGACACTTGCCGCCGTGGCATTGTCGACAATATTTTTCGCGTCATGCGCGACTACACCCGTGGAAAAACCGCAAGCCCTGCGGCACAACCAGATCACTATGGAGGACCCAGCCCCGGCTTTGCTGGCATATCAGGGCAAAACACCGGGTGAGCAGGAAAAGATCGCTCGCAGCTACGAGCAGCAGCCGCCGCTGATCCCGCATAAGATCGATGGCTACCGTATCGACTTCAAGGTGAACCGCTGCCTGGAGTGCCATGACCGTCCGTTCTATAAGGAGGAGCAGGCACCCAAGATCGGCGACAGCCACTACCGCGACCGCGAAGGCAAGGAACTGACGCAAATCTGGATGGGGCGTTACAACTGCAACCAGTGCCATGTTCCGCAGACTGATGCACCACCTCTGGTGAGCAACACTTTCCAGTCAATAAAAACCGGGAATTGA
- the napA gene encoding nitrate reductase catalytic subunit NapA yields MKLTRREFIKTSAVAATAVAAGVTVPGVKEALAAAGGDAGVKWDKGVCRFCGTGCGVLVGTKDGRVVATQGDPDAPVNRGLNCIKGYFLSKIMYGKDRLTSPMLRMKDGKFDKNGEFSPISWDQAFDVMAEKCKATLKAKGPTAVGMFGSGQWTVWEGYAASKLYKAGFRSNNIDPNARHCMASAVTGFMRTFGIDEPMGCYDDLEHADAFVLWGSNMAEMHPILWSRLTDRRLTGKDVKVAVLSTFTHRSCELADIELIFNPQSDLAILNYIANYIILNGAVNEEFVKNHVNFAKGATNIGYGLRPNHPLEQAATNNGYPGADGKPKGDPNAASPITFDEFKKFVSEYTLDKAHEISGVPKDKLEVLAKLYADPKRKVVSYWTMGFNQHTRGTWVNNMIYNVHLLVGKISEPGNGPFSLTGQPSACGTAREVGTFSHRLPADLVVMDPKHREIAEKIWKLPAGTIPEKPGFHAVLQNRMLKDGKLNFYWVQCNNNMQAAANMNEETYPGYRNPANFIVVSDPYPTLTAMAGDLILPTAMWMEKEGAYGNAERRTQFWRQQVKAQGDAKSDLWQVMEFSKRFKVEDVWPADLIAKMPEYKGKTLFDVLYANGQVNKFPLSELQKGHPNSESEHFGFYAQKGLFEEYASFGRGHGHDLADFEQYHKSRGMRWPVVDNKETLWRFREGYDPYVKKGEGIRFYGKPDGKAVIFALPYEPPAESPDKEYDMWLSTGRVLEHWHSGSMTQRVPELHKAFPDAWVFMHPDDAKKRGLKRGDVVKVVSRRGDVVTRVETRGRNKPPVGLVFIPWFDESRLVNKLTLDATCPISKETDYKKCAIKVVKV; encoded by the coding sequence ATGAAGTTGACGCGACGGGAGTTTATCAAGACCAGTGCAGTGGCCGCGACGGCTGTTGCGGCCGGTGTGACGGTGCCGGGAGTGAAAGAGGCGCTGGCGGCCGCCGGTGGCGATGCCGGGGTTAAATGGGACAAGGGTGTATGCCGCTTCTGCGGTACTGGTTGTGGCGTGCTGGTGGGCACCAAAGACGGCCGTGTGGTGGCGACCCAGGGTGACCCGGATGCGCCGGTGAACCGGGGCCTCAACTGCATCAAGGGCTATTTCCTGTCCAAGATCATGTACGGCAAGGATCGTCTGACTTCGCCGATGTTGCGCATGAAAGATGGAAAATTCGACAAGAATGGCGAGTTCTCACCAATTTCCTGGGATCAGGCATTCGATGTCATGGCCGAGAAATGTAAAGCCACGCTCAAGGCCAAGGGCCCGACTGCGGTGGGAATGTTCGGTTCCGGTCAATGGACTGTTTGGGAAGGTTATGCTGCCTCCAAGTTGTACAAGGCCGGTTTCCGCTCTAACAATATCGACCCTAATGCCCGCCACTGCATGGCGTCCGCCGTGACCGGCTTCATGCGCACCTTCGGTATCGACGAGCCGATGGGCTGCTATGATGACCTGGAACACGCCGATGCCTTCGTATTGTGGGGCTCCAACATGGCCGAGATGCACCCGATCCTGTGGTCGCGTCTGACCGACCGGCGCTTGACTGGTAAGGATGTCAAGGTTGCGGTGCTTTCTACTTTTACCCACCGCAGTTGCGAGCTGGCGGATATAGAGTTGATTTTCAATCCCCAGAGCGATCTGGCCATCCTCAATTACATCGCCAATTACATCATTCTGAACGGTGCGGTGAACGAGGAGTTCGTCAAGAACCATGTCAATTTCGCCAAGGGCGCAACCAATATTGGTTATGGTCTGCGCCCCAACCACCCGCTCGAACAGGCTGCAACCAACAACGGTTACCCGGGAGCCGATGGCAAGCCCAAGGGCGACCCTAATGCTGCGTCGCCAATTACCTTCGACGAGTTCAAGAAGTTCGTTTCCGAGTATACCCTGGATAAAGCTCATGAGATCTCGGGCGTGCCCAAGGACAAGCTTGAGGTGCTGGCCAAGCTGTATGCTGATCCCAAGCGCAAGGTGGTGTCCTACTGGACCATGGGTTTCAATCAGCACACCCGCGGCACCTGGGTCAACAACATGATCTATAACGTGCACCTGCTGGTCGGCAAGATTTCAGAACCGGGCAACGGTCCGTTCTCCCTGACCGGCCAGCCTTCCGCTTGCGGTACCGCTCGCGAGGTGGGCACTTTCTCCCACCGCCTGCCCGCTGATTTGGTGGTGATGGATCCCAAGCACCGCGAGATCGCCGAGAAGATATGGAAACTGCCAGCTGGCACCATTCCGGAAAAGCCCGGTTTCCACGCCGTGTTGCAGAACCGCATGCTCAAGGATGGCAAGCTCAACTTCTACTGGGTGCAGTGCAACAACAACATGCAGGCCGCGGCCAACATGAACGAGGAAACCTATCCCGGCTACCGCAACCCGGCCAACTTCATTGTTGTTTCCGATCCGTATCCGACACTGACGGCTATGGCGGGCGACCTGATTCTGCCTACAGCCATGTGGATGGAGAAGGAAGGCGCTTATGGCAATGCCGAACGGCGCACACAGTTTTGGCGCCAGCAGGTGAAGGCGCAAGGCGATGCTAAGTCCGATCTGTGGCAAGTAATGGAGTTCTCTAAACGCTTCAAGGTAGAAGATGTGTGGCCAGCCGATCTTATTGCCAAAATGCCGGAATACAAAGGTAAGACCCTGTTCGACGTGCTATATGCTAATGGCCAGGTGAACAAGTTCCCATTATCGGAACTGCAGAAAGGTCATCCCAACTCTGAATCCGAACATTTCGGTTTCTATGCGCAGAAAGGGCTGTTCGAGGAATATGCCTCGTTCGGCCGTGGGCATGGCCACGATCTGGCTGATTTCGAGCAATACCACAAATCTCGTGGCATGCGCTGGCCGGTGGTGGACAACAAGGAAACGCTGTGGCGGTTCCGCGAAGGCTATGACCCCTATGTGAAGAAAGGGGAGGGAATCCGGTTCTACGGCAAGCCGGATGGTAAGGCGGTGATTTTCGCGCTGCCCTACGAGCCGCCGGCTGAATCTCCGGACAAAGAATACGATATGTGGTTGTCTACCGGTCGCGTGCTGGAGCACTGGCACTCCGGTTCCATGACCCAGCGCGTGCCGGAGCTGCACAAGGCATTCCCGGACGCGTGGGTGTTCATGCATCCGGATGATGCCAAGAAACGCGGTTTGAAGCGCGGCGACGTGGTGAAAGTGGTCAGCCGTCGCGGGGATGTGGTGACGCGCGTGGAAACTCGCGGACGCAACAAACCCCCGGTCGGTTTGGTGTTTATCCCATGGTTTGACGAAAGCCGTTTGGTGAACAAGCTGACCCTGGATGCAACCTGCCCAATTTCTAAGGAAACAGACTACAAGAAATGCGCGATCAAGGTCGTCAAGGTTTGA
- the napF gene encoding ferredoxin-type protein NapF has protein sequence MTNGISRAQFIRGNFRGSKQIIRPPWAMAELDFVEACTRCGDCVGACPEKILETGRGGFPQVNFSKGECTFCGDCAGKCKSGALNKRADDAPWLLKAIIAPSCLALKQVVCRTCGEVCPIGAIRFRISVGVVARPEVDSVACTGCGACYGPCPVSVITIGEILVEAAA, from the coding sequence GTGACAAACGGCATTAGCCGCGCTCAATTTATCCGCGGAAATTTCAGAGGGTCTAAGCAAATAATTCGTCCACCCTGGGCGATGGCCGAACTGGATTTTGTGGAGGCATGCACCCGGTGTGGTGACTGCGTCGGGGCTTGCCCCGAGAAAATCCTGGAAACGGGCCGGGGCGGTTTCCCACAAGTGAATTTTTCCAAAGGCGAGTGCACGTTTTGCGGTGATTGCGCAGGGAAATGCAAAAGCGGGGCCTTGAACAAGCGGGCTGATGATGCACCCTGGTTATTGAAAGCTATTATCGCTCCATCCTGTTTGGCCCTGAAGCAGGTGGTGTGCCGTACCTGCGGCGAGGTCTGCCCGATTGGCGCCATTCGCTTCAGAATTTCTGTTGGGGTTGTTGCCCGGCCCGAAGTTGATTCCGTAGCCTGCACCGGTTGTGGGGCGTGTTATGGGCCATGCCCGGTTTCCGTCATAACGATTGGTGAGATTCTTGTGGAAGCAGCTGCTTGA
- the ahbB gene encoding siroheme decarboxylase subunit beta — translation MTDLELHLLNDYQRDFPLVPAPFGVIAGRLGVSEALVLETLAQLQERGAVSRVGAVFRPHSIGASSLAAIAVPAGELEEAARLISSYAEVNHNYEREHHYNLWFVVAATDETRVREVLAEIEHRTGCPVLHLPMIEDYHIDLGFDLVQPHEGRRTGNRRAPSRDMLRHTVATAVPQPSETALIGAVQQGLLLVSRPFAKIGESIGLSESEVIAGLAQLQDQGVIKRIGVVVRHHELGYRANAMVVWDITDDLVSALGHCIGKFDFVTLCYQRPRRLPAWRYNLFCMIHGRDRDEVLSLVAQLEEQCGLHDVPHEVLFSQRRFKQCGARYVVNGQETAYPAQLSAVSGG, via the coding sequence ATGACTGATCTCGAGCTCCATCTTCTCAATGATTACCAGCGCGATTTTCCGCTGGTGCCGGCGCCTTTTGGCGTGATTGCTGGACGTCTGGGTGTGAGCGAAGCCCTGGTGCTGGAAACGCTTGCACAGCTTCAGGAGCGCGGCGCGGTAAGCCGGGTCGGGGCGGTATTCCGGCCGCACAGCATAGGCGCCAGCTCCCTTGCCGCAATCGCGGTTCCCGCTGGCGAACTCGAAGAAGCGGCGCGGTTGATCAGCAGCTACGCCGAGGTAAATCATAATTACGAACGCGAGCATCATTACAATCTGTGGTTTGTTGTTGCCGCCACCGATGAGACGCGGGTGCGCGAGGTATTGGCCGAGATCGAACATCGTACCGGCTGCCCGGTGCTGCATTTGCCGATGATTGAGGACTACCATATCGACCTGGGTTTTGATCTGGTGCAACCTCATGAGGGGCGCCGCACAGGAAATCGTCGCGCGCCGAGCAGGGATATGCTGCGGCATACAGTTGCTACAGCGGTACCACAGCCGTCTGAAACCGCTCTGATTGGGGCGGTTCAGCAGGGACTGCTGCTGGTGTCGCGCCCCTTTGCCAAGATAGGCGAGAGTATCGGCCTTTCTGAAAGCGAAGTGATCGCCGGCTTGGCACAGCTTCAGGATCAGGGCGTAATCAAGCGCATAGGGGTGGTAGTGCGTCACCACGAACTCGGCTATCGTGCCAATGCAATGGTGGTATGGGACATCACGGATGATCTGGTTAGCGCGTTGGGACATTGCATCGGCAAATTCGATTTCGTCACCCTGTGCTACCAACGGCCACGGCGCCTGCCTGCCTGGCGCTATAACCTGTTCTGCATGATTCATGGCCGGGACCGTGACGAAGTGTTGAGTCTGGTCGCGCAACTGGAGGAACAATGCGGCCTCCATGATGTTCCCCACGAAGTGCTGTTCAGCCAGCGTCGTTTTAAGCAGTGCGGTGCCCGCTATGTGGTCAACGGACAAGAAACTGCCTACCCTGCCCAGCTCAGTGCGGTCAGCGGGGGTTGA
- a CDS encoding c-type cytochrome, with protein sequence MERKLIKFVLLAGGLAVSSSLWAAPSTPAMLSNTCSACHGQFGQAVGPSIPTLAGQPASYIADAMKQFKSGERTGSVMGRVAKAYTDDDFNAMGEFFSQKKFVRYPQKVDAAKVAKGKELHEQNCKKCHTEGGRESEDGGVIAGQWSEYLHITMDDFASKKRAMPKKMAEKFEGLSKDDRDALVNFYASQQ encoded by the coding sequence ATGGAACGCAAACTGATCAAATTTGTTTTGCTTGCGGGAGGGCTTGCTGTTAGCTCGTCGCTATGGGCGGCCCCGTCCACCCCCGCAATGCTGTCTAACACCTGTTCCGCTTGTCATGGGCAATTCGGCCAGGCTGTTGGCCCCAGCATTCCCACGCTGGCGGGACAACCTGCGTCATATATTGCGGATGCTATGAAGCAGTTCAAGTCCGGTGAACGCACGGGTTCCGTCATGGGACGCGTGGCCAAGGCCTACACTGACGATGATTTCAACGCCATGGGTGAGTTCTTCAGCCAGAAGAAGTTCGTGCGCTATCCGCAGAAAGTGGATGCCGCCAAAGTGGCCAAGGGCAAGGAACTGCACGAGCAGAATTGCAAGAAATGCCACACGGAGGGTGGGCGTGAGTCCGAGGATGGAGGCGTGATTGCTGGTCAATGGAGCGAGTATCTGCACATTACCATGGATGATTTTGCTTCGAAGAAGCGTGCGATGCCGAAGAAGATGGCGGAAAAATTCGAGGGTCTGAGCAAGGATGATCGCGACGCCTTAGTAAACTTCTACGCTAGCCAGCAATAA
- the nirJ gene encoding heme d1 biosynthesis radical SAM protein NirJ: MFRISQFMQEIAHPTSLGPKRNPPGPVVIWNLIRRCNLTCKHCYSISADKDFPGELSTDAVYTVMDDLKRFRVPVLILSGGEPLLRPDIFEIAHRAKAMGFYVGLSSNGTLIDESNIDRIAAVGFDYVGVSLDGIQETHDKFRRMEGAYDASMHGIRLCKTRGIKVGIRFTLTQDNAHDLPGLLRLMEEEDLDKFYLSHLNYAGRGNTNRKHDVFHQATRSAMDLLFDTCWRYQQEGQHKEFVTGNNDADGAYLLFWVRQNFPHLEDHIRAKLVQWGGNSSGVNVANIDNLGNVHPDTMWWNYNLGNVLERPFSEIWMDTSDPIMAGLKARPRKVGGRCGECKHFDICGGNTRVRAWQVSGDPWAEDPACYLDDEEIGLSEGCLVNE; this comes from the coding sequence ATGTTTCGTATTTCCCAATTCATGCAGGAAATCGCTCATCCCACCTCGCTCGGGCCCAAGCGCAACCCGCCCGGACCGGTGGTGATCTGGAATTTGATTCGGCGCTGCAACCTCACCTGCAAGCACTGCTACTCCATTTCGGCGGACAAGGACTTCCCCGGCGAGTTGTCTACCGACGCTGTTTACACCGTGATGGATGATCTCAAGCGCTTTCGCGTTCCGGTTCTGATCCTGTCCGGCGGAGAGCCTCTGCTGCGACCAGATATCTTCGAAATCGCCCACCGTGCCAAGGCGATGGGTTTTTATGTCGGCCTGTCGAGTAATGGAACCCTGATTGACGAAAGCAATATCGACCGCATTGCCGCTGTTGGATTCGATTACGTCGGTGTCAGCCTGGACGGCATTCAGGAAACTCACGACAAGTTCCGCCGCATGGAAGGGGCCTACGATGCGTCCATGCATGGCATTCGTCTGTGCAAGACGCGTGGCATCAAGGTGGGCATCCGTTTTACCCTGACCCAGGATAATGCACACGATTTGCCGGGCCTGCTGCGATTGATGGAAGAAGAAGATCTGGACAAGTTTTACCTGTCGCACCTCAATTATGCTGGGCGGGGCAACACGAACCGCAAGCATGACGTATTCCACCAGGCTACCCGATCGGCGATGGATCTGCTGTTCGATACCTGCTGGCGTTATCAGCAGGAAGGCCAACACAAGGAATTCGTCACCGGCAATAACGACGCCGACGGGGCTTATCTGCTGTTCTGGGTGCGGCAGAATTTTCCTCATCTCGAAGATCATATTCGAGCCAAACTGGTGCAGTGGGGGGGGAATTCGTCCGGGGTGAATGTCGCCAATATCGACAATCTCGGTAATGTCCACCCCGACACCATGTGGTGGAACTACAATCTCGGCAATGTGCTCGAAAGGCCGTTCTCGGAAATCTGGATGGATACTTCCGATCCGATCATGGCTGGCTTAAAGGCTCGCCCGCGCAAGGTTGGCGGACGCTGTGGCGAGTGTAAGCACTTCGACATTTGCGGCGGCAATACCCGGGTGCGCGCCTGGCAGGTGAGTGGTGACCCGTGGGCAGAAGATCCGGCCTGCTATCTTGATGATGAGGAAATCGGCCTCAGTGAAGGATGTCTAGTAAATGAATAA
- the ahbB gene encoding siroheme decarboxylase subunit beta: MNLESPIDEIDRQIILATQSGLLLEPQPYLAVARLVSVSPEEVMARMRRMLETGMIRRIGAVPNHYALGYKANGMTVWDVPDEKVDELGVRVGALDFVSHCYQRPRHLPEWPYNFFAMVHGHDKPEVEAQVHQIAELLGEADRGHEILYSTRILKKTGLRIGG; encoded by the coding sequence ATGAACTTGGAATCCCCGATCGACGAGATTGACCGGCAGATCATTCTTGCCACTCAGTCCGGCCTGCTTCTCGAACCGCAGCCCTATCTTGCGGTTGCCCGGCTGGTGAGCGTTTCCCCTGAAGAGGTGATGGCTCGCATGCGCCGCATGCTCGAAACTGGCATGATCCGCCGCATCGGGGCTGTGCCTAATCATTACGCATTGGGCTACAAGGCGAACGGAATGACGGTGTGGGATGTGCCGGATGAGAAGGTTGATGAACTCGGTGTACGGGTCGGGGCGCTGGATTTCGTCAGCCATTGTTACCAGAGGCCACGCCATCTGCCGGAGTGGCCCTACAATTTTTTTGCCATGGTACATGGCCACGACAAGCCCGAAGTGGAGGCGCAAGTACATCAAATCGCCGAACTGCTGGGTGAGGCCGATCGCGGCCATGAGATTCTTTACAGTACGCGCATCCTGAAAAAAACCGGGTTGCGCATCGGGGGTTGA
- a CDS encoding nitrite reductase produces the protein MNKAPIYRFAVKCFVFLSILMPLAAHAAPDVQKIYGEHCVSCHGSDRLGGIGPALLPENLARLRRPEAFKTIAEGRNASQMLGFSDKLSKDEIQVLVDFIYQPLAKAPVWGADEIITSHLQHVPSGSLPGKPVFEADPLNLFVVVEVGDHHATILDGDKFEPIYRFQTRFALHGGPKFSPDGRFVYFASRDGWISKFDIYNLKMVAEVRAGINTRNLAVSGDGKTVLVGNYLPHSLVLLDAEDLTLIKVIPAQDKNGISSRISAVYQAEPRGSFVAALKDVKEVWEISYTSKDFPIRRIQVEDYLDDFFFDQSYRHLIGATRGGQKGQVIDLDSGRKVAEIDLPGMPHLGSGITWEYQGRPVMATPNLKEPVVSVIDMNTWQTVKQIKTLGPGFFMRSHENTPYAWTDGFNSSNPASRDAMHIIDKNTLEVVRILRPAPGKTAAHVEFTRDGKYALVSIWENDGALVIYDAATLKEIKRLPMNKPSGKYNVYNKITRSEGTSH, from the coding sequence ATGAATAAGGCCCCGATTTACCGCTTCGCGGTTAAATGTTTTGTTTTCTTATCGATATTGATGCCGTTGGCAGCCCATGCTGCGCCCGACGTGCAGAAAATTTATGGTGAGCATTGTGTTTCCTGTCACGGCAGTGATCGGTTGGGGGGAATCGGACCGGCATTGCTGCCGGAAAACCTGGCGCGACTGCGCCGCCCGGAGGCTTTTAAAACCATCGCTGAGGGACGCAATGCTTCGCAGATGCTGGGTTTTTCCGACAAACTTTCCAAGGACGAAATTCAGGTGTTGGTGGATTTTATCTACCAGCCGTTAGCCAAGGCGCCGGTGTGGGGTGCAGACGAGATCATCACCTCGCACCTCCAGCATGTACCCTCTGGGAGTCTGCCGGGAAAGCCAGTGTTTGAGGCAGACCCGTTAAATTTGTTCGTTGTGGTGGAAGTGGGCGACCACCATGCAACCATCCTGGATGGGGATAAATTTGAGCCGATCTATCGTTTTCAGACCCGCTTTGCCTTACATGGCGGTCCGAAGTTCAGCCCGGATGGGCGCTTCGTCTACTTTGCCTCGCGTGATGGCTGGATCAGCAAGTTCGACATCTACAATCTGAAAATGGTGGCGGAAGTGCGCGCTGGTATCAACACCCGCAACCTCGCCGTATCCGGCGACGGCAAGACGGTACTGGTGGGTAACTACCTGCCGCATTCCCTGGTGTTGCTGGATGCGGAGGATTTGACGCTGATCAAGGTGATTCCCGCCCAGGATAAAAATGGCATAAGTTCGCGCATTTCCGCGGTGTACCAGGCCGAGCCGCGAGGCAGCTTTGTTGCCGCACTCAAGGATGTCAAAGAAGTATGGGAAATCTCCTATACGTCCAAAGATTTTCCGATACGCCGCATTCAGGTGGAAGATTATCTTGATGATTTCTTTTTCGACCAGTCCTATCGACACTTGATTGGCGCGACGCGTGGTGGGCAGAAAGGACAAGTGATCGATCTTGACTCTGGCCGGAAGGTAGCGGAGATTGATCTGCCTGGCATGCCGCACCTTGGATCAGGCATCACCTGGGAATATCAGGGCAGGCCTGTGATGGCCACGCCCAACCTGAAAGAGCCAGTGGTAAGTGTGATCGACATGAATACCTGGCAGACCGTGAAGCAGATCAAGACGCTGGGGCCGGGCTTCTTCATGCGTAGCCACGAAAATACACCCTACGCTTGGACCGACGGTTTTAACAGTAGCAATCCTGCGAGCCGAGATGCCATGCACATCATCGATAAGAACACTCTGGAAGTGGTTCGGATTCTTCGCCCGGCACCCGGCAAAACTGCAGCACACGTCGAGTTCACGCGGGATGGCAAATATGCATTAGTGAGCATATGGGAAAACGATGGGGCACTGGTGATCTACGATGCAGCCACCCTCAAGGAGATCAAGCGGTTGCCGATGAACAAGCCTTCCGGCAAATATAACGTCTACAACAAGATCACCCGCTCGGAGGGGACCAGTCATTAG